One window from the genome of Nostoc sp. PCC 7120 = FACHB-418 encodes:
- a CDS encoding response regulator, with protein MNKIRVVLIEDHDLTRIGLRATLQKLDGIEVIGDARDAASGLKLLKSTQPDIAIVDVGLPDMSGIELTQHFFNSMDAQQTPQTKILIMTMQDSEDTVLAAFAAGADSYCMKDASTDKLVEALHLTVNGNSWIDPVIARIVLQQTQKATTAANARPDTVAINGLSPEYSHIVETYPLTRRELDVLKLIVDGCSNAVIAEKLYVSVGTVKTHVRNILNKLCVSDRTQIAVRALRAGLVA; from the coding sequence ATGAATAAAATCCGCGTAGTTTTAATTGAAGATCATGACCTGACACGAATTGGTCTACGTGCTACTTTGCAAAAATTAGATGGCATTGAAGTCATTGGTGATGCTAGAGATGCTGCCTCTGGTCTGAAGTTGCTTAAATCTACTCAACCAGATATTGCGATTGTCGATGTGGGCTTGCCTGATATGAGCGGCATTGAGTTGACTCAACACTTTTTCAACTCAATGGACGCACAACAAACCCCTCAAACCAAGATTTTAATTATGACCATGCAGGATAGTGAAGATACTGTTCTAGCAGCCTTCGCGGCGGGAGCAGATTCTTACTGCATGAAAGATGCCAGTACTGATAAATTAGTAGAGGCTTTGCATCTGACTGTTAATGGTAATTCCTGGATTGACCCAGTAATCGCTCGGATCGTTTTACAGCAGACCCAAAAAGCTACAACTGCTGCCAACGCTCGACCAGACACGGTAGCGATTAATGGCTTGTCACCAGAATATAGCCACATTGTAGAAACATATCCGCTCACTCGAAGAGAATTAGATGTCTTAAAGCTGATTGTAGATGGATGCTCTAACGCTGTGATTGCCGAAAAACTCTACGTTTCCGTAGGTACAGTTAAGACTCACGTTCGCAATATTCTCAATAAGTTATGTGTTAGTGACCGGACTCAGATAGCAGTTCGTGCTTTACGAGCCGGATTAGTTGCTTAA
- a CDS encoding HNH endonuclease, with product MPKKSRERYPQNWSDIALVVKQEVNWRCSKCGLQCIRPGDDTSNLTRSQRMALTLTVHHSNFVPEDNRRSNLCALCTACHLSFHNRRRGNVSPGQLSLF from the coding sequence ATGCCTAAGAAATCAAGAGAACGTTATCCTCAAAACTGGTCAGATATCGCACTCGTTGTCAAACAAGAAGTGAACTGGCGATGTTCTAAGTGTGGGTTGCAATGTATTCGTCCCGGTGATGATACATCCAATCTGACCCGTTCCCAAAGAATGGCATTAACGTTGACAGTGCATCACTCTAATTTTGTGCCGGAGGATAATCGTCGGTCAAACTTATGCGCGTTATGTACGGCTTGTCACCTCAGTTTTCATAACCGACGCAGGGGGAATGTATCGCCGGGGCAACTGTCTTTGTTCTGA